GTTAAAAAAAGGAATGTAATCCTTAAAATCGATCGATCAAAACCTTGCGGGTTTGATTCTGGGAAGAAAAAATACCCGTATAAAAGAAATGCCTTTGGGAACCACTCCAAAGGCATAATCAACCTAAACCTCAAACTAAACTATGAAAAACTCTTTGCCTTTTACGGGCTATATATTTTAATTCCTAAATACGGAAAATATGATCTTTTACTTAGAGAGATAAATTAAATAATTGTTTCTCTTTTTGGTGGTGCAAAGGTAGGTATAATTTGTGAATTACAAAATATTTTTTAAAAAATTTGTTTTTAATACAAATGTATGACAAAACAGACGTTTCGTAAGAGGTGGTGTTTTTTGTTAACTTACTTGTAATCAGATATTTGTATTTGATTTGTGCAGAAATCATACTCCTGAATCTGATTAGAGCCAATTATCGTTAAACGCCCTTTTCCGAAATTTTCGATCAGTTCGCGGTACCAACTTATTCCCTGAACGTCTAAATTACTCGTTGGTTCATCTAAAAATAAAATCGGCGTATCGGTGCAGCAGGCCAAAGCCAGTTTGGTTCTTTGCTTCATTCCTGATGAAAAGTATTTAATTTCTTTGTTTGTTGCTTTTTCCAGTCCTAAAATTCCGATCAGCTTTTTGGCATCAAGGCCCGGGGCAAAATTTTTGAACTTAAAGTGGAAGTCAATAATCTCCATTAAGGTGAAAGTTTCAACCAATTCGAGGTATGGTGCAGCCAAACTAATATATTTATAGATGTTCTCTACCGGGATATCTTTTGTATCTGAGAATGAGATTGCTCCCTCAGAAGGAGATAAACTGCCAGTTAGCACGCTCAATAATGTTGATTTACCAGAGCCATTGGGACCTAATATTGCATAACTATTTCCAGAAGAAAATTCAGCACTTAAATTCCTGAAAATCCACTCCTTATTAAACCTTCTGCCAACGTTATTTAAAGAGATATTCATTTTTGCTAGGCGTTAAGGGGTTTAGACATGCAAACGCTGTTATCAACGCCAATATATTGCCCGTAGTTGGGTGTAATGTTGTAACCCACTTTTTGGTAAAGTGCAATGGCCTCTGGTTGTTTTTTACCCGTTTCTAATACACATACAGTAAAACCCAGTTCAGTAGCCCAGCTTTCTAATTCATTCAAAACTTTAGCAGCTATGCCTTGCTTCCGGTAATCTGGATGTACAAACATTCTTTTAACTTCAGCAGCTGCTGCTGAAAAAGACTTTATGGCGCCACAGCCAACAGCGGCTCCATTTTGATAGGCCACAATCACTTCTCTGATGGCATCAACCTTGTTAAACTGGGCATAAAAAGCATGGTCGTCACCATCTCTAATCGCTAAATCCTGATCGAGCAAGGCAACCAATGTTCTAAAATCGGTATGGTCTGAATCGGTTCTGATCAGCGTTAAATCACTCATGAATATTTGTTTTGCTTTAAGCTTTTCGCTTAGCTTCCCATGCCAAAACCCTTCATTACCCCGCGGTTAGAATTACGGATAAAATCTACAATTTCATCACGTATTTCAGTAGGTTTAAATTCGGCTTCAATCATATCTAAAGCTTTGGTTACGTTGTTGTGCTTTACAAAAAGTACGCGGTAAATTTCTTGAATCTCATCAATCTGCTCATTGGTAAAACCTCTTCTGCGCAAGCCTACGGAGTTAATACCCGCATAAGAAAGTGGCTCCCGAGCCGCTTTAACATAAGGTGGAACATCTTTACGTACCAATGAACCTCCAGTTACAAAGGCATAAGAACCTACTTTAACAAACTGGTGTATGGCAACCAAACCAGCCAGAACAACATTGTTACCAATGGTAATGTGACCAGCTAAAGTGGTGCTGTTAGAGAAAATACAGTTGTTTCCAACCTCGCAATCGTGTGCAATATGCGAATAGGCCTGGATAAGACAATTACTGCCGATAACCGTTTTCCATTTATCTTTGGTGCCCCGGTTAATGGTTACACATTCGCGGATAGTTGTATTATCGCCAATTTCTGCAGTCGTTACCTCACCGGCAAATTTTAGATCCTGAGGTTCTCCAGAAATCACTGCACCAGGAAAGATGCGGCAGTTTTTACCAATACGTGCACCATCCATAATGGTCACGTTCGATCCGATCCACGTTCCCTCTCCAATCACAACATCTTTATGTATCACTACAAAAGGTTCAATTACCACGTTTTCGGCAATTTTTGCCTGAGGATGTATATATGCTAGGGGTTGTATCATTATTGAGCGGGTTCTGCTTGTTTAACTTTTGAAATTTGAGCCATCATTTCGGCTTCGACAACGATTTTTTCGCCAACCATACCCACACCTTTCATCTGGGCAATGCCCCTTCTGATGGGTTCAAGTAAATCGCAACGGAAAACAATAGTATCGCCAGGAAGAACCTGGGCTCTAAAGCGTACGTTATCTATTTTTAGGAAATAAGTAAGGTAATTTTCAGGGTCGGGCACGGTACACAGGACAAGGATTCCGCCAACCTGTGCCATAGCCTCAATCTGCAATACACCCGGAAATACCGGCGCACCAGGAAAGTGGCCTTTAAAAAACTCTTCGTTCATGGTTACGTTTTTAACGCCTACCACATGGTTTTTAGAGAGTTCCAGTATCTTATCAACAAATAAAAATGGCTGACGGTGTGGCAAAATCTCCATTATTTTAACTACATCAAATAATGGTTTTGCATTTGGATCGTATACCTTTTGTATTTTTTTGTTTTTCTCTTTTTTGATGGCTGCTTTAATCTTTTTTGCAAAGGCAACGTTTGCAGCGTGGCCAGGGCGGGCAGCCATAATATGGCCTTTTAAATGCATGCCTACCAAAGCCAAGTCGCCAATCATATCTAATAATTTATGACGGGCTGGCTCGTTTTGATAACGCAGTTCCATGTTGTTCAAAATCCCCTGTGGGGCAACATCAATGTCCTTACGGTTAAATAATTTAGCCAGGTGGCTTAATTCATCCTTCGTAACCTCTTTATCTACAATTACAATGGCGTTATTTAAATCGCCGCCTTTAATTAAATTGTGCGATAACTGGTATTCCAGTTCGTGAAGAAAACAGAAAGTACGGCAAGAAGCAATTTCTTTCTTAAACTCTGCAATGGTATTAATGCCTGCGTGTTGGCTGCCCAGAACAGGAGAGTTATAATCGATCATACACGTAAAACGATAGTCGTCTAACGGCATGGCCACAATTTCCACTTTTCTATCTTCTTCGGTGTAGGTAATGTTATGCGGAATGGTGAAATACTCGCGATCTGCATTTTGCTCAACTGTACCTACTTCTTCCAGTAAATCCACAAACTGGATGGAGCTTCCGTCCATAATTGGCGTTTCTGGGCCGTCTAATTTAATGAGTACGTTATCCAGATCCATACCAACCAGCGATGCCATTACATGTTCTACAGTACTTACACTAGCACCATTTTGGGTAAGCGTGGTGCCTCGTGAGGTATCGGTAACGTTATCTGCATCGGCTTCAATAATGGGGTGGCCGTCTAAATCAATACGCTGAAATTTAAAGCCATGATTTTCGGGGGCCGGGCAAAATGTTAAAGTAACATTAGCGCCTGTGTGTAAACCAACACCAGATGCTGATATTTCTTGTTTAATCGTTTTTTGTCTAACGTTCATTGTGTATTGTATTCTTTTCCAGTTCAGCTGTAAGCTTTTTCAATTCCTCTTCGAGCGCATTTATTCTTTTTTCTACATCTGGAAGATGTTTGAAAATTACTGAGGCACGCATCCAGTTGCGCAGTGGTTGCGCCGGACTACCATGCCATTGTTTATTTTCTTCTGTAATATTAAAATTAATGCCGGCCTGTGCGCCAATCTGCGTACCTTTTGCTAAGGTTAAGTGCCCTGCTATACCAACCTGACCGCCAACAACACTGTTAGGGCCAATTTTTGTACTTCCTGATATACCTGATTGAGCGGCTAAAACGGTGTTTTCGCCAATCTCTACATTGTGCGCAATTTGGATCAGATTATCGATTTTTGCACCTTTCTTTACAATTGTTGATCCCATTGTTGCACGATCTACGGTTGTATTTGCGCCAATTTCTACATCGTCTTCTATGATAACATTTCCAATCTGAGGGATTTTATTGTAAGTGCCGTCTTTTTGTGGGGCAAAACCAAAGCCATCGCTTCCGATAACGGTATTGGAATGAATAACAACTCTGCTGCCGATTATCGAATTGTGATAAATTTTTACACCAGGAAAAAAGGTGCTGTTATTGCCAACTTTAGAATTTGCACCGATAAAGGTTTGCGAATTTATTTTACAGCCATCGGCAATTTCTACATGCTCAGCAATATATGCAAAAGCATCTATAAACACATTCTTGCCAATTTTTGCTGTTGGGTGAACGAATGCCAGTTTGTCAATTCCAGATTGTGTGGTTTGGGCATTAACGGCTTCGTTATATTTATCTAATAAGATTGTAAAAGCGCTGTATGGATTTTCTACACGTATTAATGTACTGGTATACGGTTGTGTAGGAGCGAAATCCTTTGATACGATAACAACTGACGCCTGAGTAGAATACAAAAAGTTTTCGTACTTAGGGTTCGAAAGAAAAGACAAAGAGCCTTCCTTCCCGTCTTCTATTTTAGAAAGTTCGGTAACGGCTACATCAGGGTTACCATCAATGGAACCGTTTAGAAACTGACTTATCTGCGTGGCAGTAAATTGCATCGTACAAAGGTATATGTTAAATTGATATGAACAAAAAAACCTGCTCGGGTTAAAGGGTGTATATTTTACACAATAATAAGACTTAAAACGGCACCAAAAGTTAAATATTTTGTTAAATAACCTTAAATCCCTCTGGGGTAACAGAGGATATATTTTTCTACAGTTTTTTGCAGCGACTCCAGATTAGACAAATCAGAGGCCTTTGCAATATCAACAATATCGTTATTTTTCATCAAAATCTTAATATTTCCAACACCTGCATTATAGGCGCGGTTTTGAATAGAATCGGTAAAAACGAAATATCGGGCCTCTTCCGGTTTGATTTCTAATAAATTAACAGCGGCATCCTGCAAAAAGTTTACACGGTCGCGATTAGCCATTTCGTTACCCATTTCTACTTTATAGAGATTTCTGGAAGTAAGCATTTTACATAAAGTAGACAAAATTTTATCGTCATGTTTGGTCCAAACCTTAACGGCTGCATAAATATCCTGATCGTCGAGGTTGGTAAAATGCTCGAGATTTTCGTGCTGATAAAAGAAATTAGCCTCATTAATATCGTTTTTCAAAAAATAATTTAATGATGGTGAAGCAAATAAATCGGCTCCAGCAGCCGATAATTCTTTTGCACGCTCTAATAATTTTACCAAAATCATCTCGCCAGAAATAACGGTTTTGTGCAGATAAACCTGCCAGTACATCAGTCTCCGGGCAATTAAAAATTTCTCGATAGAGTAAATACCTTTCTCCTCAATTACCAGATCATCATCGTAAACGTTAAACATCTTAATAATCCGATCGAAACTGATTACACCTTCGCTAACACCCGTAAAAAAGCTGTCGCGGTTTAAATAATCCATTCTATCGAGATCTAACTGACCAGAAATCAATTGATGCAGAAATTTTTTAGGGTAGGTGCCGTTAAAAATCTCAATGGCATGGGTTAAACGTCCATCGAAATGTGCATTCAGATCGTGCATCAGTTTTGCCGAAATATCTTCATGCCTAATTTCACTTACCAAAGAATGTTCTAACGCATGCGAAAAAGGACCATGGCCGATATCGTGCAATAAAATGGCCAAAATGGCGGATTCTTCTTCGCCATCGGTTATGGTATGACCTTTACTCCTTAAAAGATTGATGGCCAAACTCATTAAATGCATGGCACCTAATGCATGGTGGAAACGTGTATGTAAAGCGCCAGGATAAACCAAATGAGTCATTCCAAGCTGTTTGATGTAACGCAAACGCTGGAAATAAGGATGTGAGATCACATCGTAAACTAATTCGGACGGAATGCTAATGAAACCGTATACCGGGTCATTTATTATTTTCTTCTTGTTCAATCGTTAAAAATAGTTAAATAGATAGATACGGTACAAAAATTGCTATTTTTATTTACAGTTTGATTTACCTGCCAAAATTAAAAGGCAATACTTACCTATTTTTACAATAACATGCAAGAAACTAAAATATTATGGGCCGATGATGAAATCGACTTATTAAAACCTCATATATTATTACTAAATGATAAAGGTTATAATGTAACCACATTTACCAATGGAAACGATGCGCTGGAAGCATTTGGAAAAGCCCATTTTGATCTGGTTTTTTTGGATGAAAATATGCCAGGCATGAGTGGGATCGAAACACTATCTGCCATTAAAAACCTTAATCCAGATGTTCCTGTTGTGCTGATCACCAAAAGCGAAGAAGAAAATTTGATGGAGGATGCCATTGGTAGCAAGATTGACGATTACCTCATTAAACCAGTAAACCCGAAACAGGTTTTGTTAACCATTAAAAAACTGATTGATAACAAACGCCTGGTGAGCGAGAAAACTTCTATGGCTTATCAACAGGATTTTCGCCGTTTAGGCATGACCTTAGGAGATAGGCTGAATTATGAGGAGTGGGTTGATGTTTATAAAAAGATCGTTTTTTGGGAGCTTGAGTTAGAAAAATTAGACGATCCGCAGATGCATGAAATTTTAACCATGCAAAAACAAGAAGCCAATACGCAGTTTTCTAAATTTGTTGAAGAACATTATTTAGGGTGGATTAAAGAAAAAGATAAAGCCCCGTTGCTTTCTAACGAGTTGTTAAAGAAAAAGGCTTTTCCGCATATTAGCGAGACAACACCTGTCTTTTTTATCCTCATTGATAATTTAAGGTACGATCAGTGGAAAATCATCAATCCCTTAATTTCTGAATATTTCAGAATTGATGAGGAGGATATGTACACCAGTATTTTACCCACGGCCACACAATATGCCCGTAACGCCATTTTTTCGGGAATGATGCCTTTAGATATGGAGAAACGTTTCCCTCAGCTTTGGCAGAACGATGATGATGAAGGTGGGAAAAATATGCACGAAGAGGCTTTTTTGGCCGATAATATTAAACGTAACATCAGAAAAGATTGTAAGTTCAGCTATAACAAAATCTTAACTTTCGAACAAGGAAAGGATTTGGTAGACCAGACGAATAATTTGTTACAGAACGATTTCAATGCGATTGTATTCAATTTTGTTGATATGTTAAGCCATGCCCGCACGGATATGCAGATGATCCGCGAGTTGGCTAATGATGATGCTGCTTACCGTTCGTTAACTTTGTCTTGGTTTGAGCATTCGCCGCTTTGGGACTTACTGAAAAAAATATCTCAGAAAAAGGTAAAAGTGATTATTACAACTGATCATGGGACCATCCGTGTGAAGAAACCGGTTAAAGTAATTGGCGATAGGAGCACAAACACCAATTTAAGATACAAACAAGGTAGAAACCTTAATTTTAATGCAAAAGATGTGTTTCTGATTAAAAACCCTCATGATGCTTTGCTGCCTAAAATCAACATCAGCAGCAGTTATATCTTTGCAAGAGAGGATAGCTATTTCGTTTACCCAAACAACTACAATCAGTTTGTGAATTATTATAACGAAACCTTCCAGCATGGAGGAATATCATTAGAAGAAATGATTATTCCAGTGGTAACGTACTCACCGAGGTAACAAAAGAGAATTGAGATACTAGATTTGAGCTCAGTCGTTTTTAATAAGACCGTCCTCCTGAATTTATTTCAGGATCTGTCACGATGGTAAGGTCTTCGACAGGCTCAGACTCACAAATCGCAAAATAATCAGGCAAAAGCAATGCAATTATGTATTACTTTTGCCTTTATTTTTTTAAAATGGATATTGAAGTTAACAGTTTAGCCGATTTACCTGCTGTAGCACAACAGCTTTCAGACTTTGCCGGTGGCCAAAAAGTCTTCATTTTTGAGGGTGATATGGGCGCAGGAAAAACAACCTTCATTAAAAAATTCTGTAAACATTTAGGTGTTGATGATGTGGTTTCGAGTCCCACTTATTCTATTGTTAACGAATATGAAAGTCCTAATGGTCCGGTGTTCCATTTCGATTTTTATAGAATAAAAGATATTCACGAAGCTTATGATTTGGGCTATGAAGAGTATTTTTATGGTGGTGGTGTCTGTTTAATAGAATGGCCAGAGCGGGTGGAAGAATTGTTACCCGAAAAACTTATTAAAATTGAGATTAATGTGTTGGATGAAAACCGCAGATTATTCAGATTTTCGAAGGTATAACAATTAGTTATCAATAAATTAACAGATTTTCCTTACCTTGAACAACCTAAAACTATCAAAATTTTAATTCAACATGGCTACAGGATTACGCGAAGGAATGGCCGATATAGCTCGTCAGGGTTTATTACAAACCCAAGAGGCAAAGTTAGAAACCAGAAATAAAAAAAACAGCCTATACATAGGAATACCCAAGGAAATTTCTTTCCAGGAAAATAGAATTGCCTTAACACCGCTTTCTGTCGCCTTGTTGGTAAACAATGGTCACCGCGTTGTACTGGAAAGTGGTGCCGGCACGGGAGCAAATTTTACCGATACAGAATATGCCGAACAAGGTGCTAAAATAACCTATAACAAAAAAGAGGTTTTCGAAGCAGATATCCTGGTAAAAATTGCACCACCAACGCTGGAAGAGATTGATTTGATGCATAAAGGG
The nucleotide sequence above comes from Pedobacter riviphilus. Encoded proteins:
- a CDS encoding ABC transporter ATP-binding protein, with the protein product MNISLNNVGRRFNKEWIFRNLSAEFSSGNSYAILGPNGSGKSTLLSVLTGSLSPSEGAISFSDTKDIPVENIYKYISLAAPYLELVETFTLMEIIDFHFKFKNFAPGLDAKKLIGILGLEKATNKEIKYFSSGMKQRTKLALACCTDTPILFLDEPTSNLDVQGISWYRELIENFGKGRLTIIGSNQIQEYDFCTNQIQISDYK
- a CDS encoding GNAT family N-acetyltransferase → MSDLTLIRTDSDHTDFRTLVALLDQDLAIRDGDDHAFYAQFNKVDAIREVIVAYQNGAAVGCGAIKSFSAAAAEVKRMFVHPDYRKQGIAAKVLNELESWATELGFTVCVLETGKKQPEAIALYQKVGYNITPNYGQYIGVDNSVCMSKPLNA
- the lpxA gene encoding acyl-ACP--UDP-N-acetylglucosamine O-acyltransferase, translated to MIQPLAYIHPQAKIAENVVIEPFVVIHKDVVIGEGTWIGSNVTIMDGARIGKNCRIFPGAVISGEPQDLKFAGEVTTAEIGDNTTIRECVTINRGTKDKWKTVIGSNCLIQAYSHIAHDCEVGNNCIFSNSTTLAGHITIGNNVVLAGLVAIHQFVKVGSYAFVTGGSLVRKDVPPYVKAAREPLSYAGINSVGLRRRGFTNEQIDEIQEIYRVLFVKHNNVTKALDMIEAEFKPTEIRDEIVDFIRNSNRGVMKGFGMGS
- a CDS encoding bifunctional UDP-3-O-[3-hydroxymyristoyl] N-acetylglucosamine deacetylase/3-hydroxyacyl-ACP dehydratase; translated protein: MNVRQKTIKQEISASGVGLHTGANVTLTFCPAPENHGFKFQRIDLDGHPIIEADADNVTDTSRGTTLTQNGASVSTVEHVMASLVGMDLDNVLIKLDGPETPIMDGSSIQFVDLLEEVGTVEQNADREYFTIPHNITYTEEDRKVEIVAMPLDDYRFTCMIDYNSPVLGSQHAGINTIAEFKKEIASCRTFCFLHELEYQLSHNLIKGGDLNNAIVIVDKEVTKDELSHLAKLFNRKDIDVAPQGILNNMELRYQNEPARHKLLDMIGDLALVGMHLKGHIMAARPGHAANVAFAKKIKAAIKKEKNKKIQKVYDPNAKPLFDVVKIMEILPHRQPFLFVDKILELSKNHVVGVKNVTMNEEFFKGHFPGAPVFPGVLQIEAMAQVGGILVLCTVPDPENYLTYFLKIDNVRFRAQVLPGDTIVFRCDLLEPIRRGIAQMKGVGMVGEKIVVEAEMMAQISKVKQAEPAQ
- the lpxD gene encoding UDP-3-O-(3-hydroxymyristoyl)glucosamine N-acyltransferase, producing the protein MQFTATQISQFLNGSIDGNPDVAVTELSKIEDGKEGSLSFLSNPKYENFLYSTQASVVIVSKDFAPTQPYTSTLIRVENPYSAFTILLDKYNEAVNAQTTQSGIDKLAFVHPTAKIGKNVFIDAFAYIAEHVEIADGCKINSQTFIGANSKVGNNSTFFPGVKIYHNSIIGSRVVIHSNTVIGSDGFGFAPQKDGTYNKIPQIGNVIIEDDVEIGANTTVDRATMGSTIVKKGAKIDNLIQIAHNVEIGENTVLAAQSGISGSTKIGPNSVVGGQVGIAGHLTLAKGTQIGAQAGINFNITEENKQWHGSPAQPLRNWMRASVIFKHLPDVEKRINALEEELKKLTAELEKNTIHNER
- a CDS encoding HD domain-containing protein, with translation MNKKKIINDPVYGFISIPSELVYDVISHPYFQRLRYIKQLGMTHLVYPGALHTRFHHALGAMHLMSLAINLLRSKGHTITDGEEESAILAILLHDIGHGPFSHALEHSLVSEIRHEDISAKLMHDLNAHFDGRLTHAIEIFNGTYPKKFLHQLISGQLDLDRMDYLNRDSFFTGVSEGVISFDRIIKMFNVYDDDLVIEEKGIYSIEKFLIARRLMYWQVYLHKTVISGEMILVKLLERAKELSAAGADLFASPSLNYFLKNDINEANFFYQHENLEHFTNLDDQDIYAAVKVWTKHDDKILSTLCKMLTSRNLYKVEMGNEMANRDRVNFLQDAAVNLLEIKPEEARYFVFTDSIQNRAYNAGVGNIKILMKNNDIVDIAKASDLSNLESLQKTVEKYILCYPRGI
- the porX gene encoding T9SS response regulator signal transducer PorX, which encodes MQETKILWADDEIDLLKPHILLLNDKGYNVTTFTNGNDALEAFGKAHFDLVFLDENMPGMSGIETLSAIKNLNPDVPVVLITKSEEENLMEDAIGSKIDDYLIKPVNPKQVLLTIKKLIDNKRLVSEKTSMAYQQDFRRLGMTLGDRLNYEEWVDVYKKIVFWELELEKLDDPQMHEILTMQKQEANTQFSKFVEEHYLGWIKEKDKAPLLSNELLKKKAFPHISETTPVFFILIDNLRYDQWKIINPLISEYFRIDEEDMYTSILPTATQYARNAIFSGMMPLDMEKRFPQLWQNDDDEGGKNMHEEAFLADNIKRNIRKDCKFSYNKILTFEQGKDLVDQTNNLLQNDFNAIVFNFVDMLSHARTDMQMIRELANDDAAYRSLTLSWFEHSPLWDLLKKISQKKVKVIITTDHGTIRVKKPVKVIGDRSTNTNLRYKQGRNLNFNAKDVFLIKNPHDALLPKINISSSYIFAREDSYFVYPNNYNQFVNYYNETFQHGGISLEEMIIPVVTYSPR
- the tsaE gene encoding tRNA (adenosine(37)-N6)-threonylcarbamoyltransferase complex ATPase subunit type 1 TsaE, whose protein sequence is MDIEVNSLADLPAVAQQLSDFAGGQKVFIFEGDMGAGKTTFIKKFCKHLGVDDVVSSPTYSIVNEYESPNGPVFHFDFYRIKDIHEAYDLGYEEYFYGGGVCLIEWPERVEELLPEKLIKIEINVLDENRRLFRFSKV